The genomic window TTCCGTCAACTATGGCTTCTTTCACTCCCTGCAGAAACCAGTGGACGAATGAACGTTCAACCTTCTAGTAGCTCAAAATTTCTGCACAGTATTGAATGAATCGAAGGACATACACGCACAGTAGGCGTCATGACATCCAGAGGATCTGCTAGTCTTcttaatttctttattttcaacTCTACGTATGGACAACGAGAAGGGGAGGTGCGTTGGTTTTGACTCAGTGACTCCACTGCGATTATGTTCCACTATGCTGTTGTTACCATCGGTGTAAAGAAAGTTGGCTGCTTTTGCAATTTTTTGTCGTTTTTAGATATAAGTGCACAGTTTTGCATTGAAAAGTCATACTTGATAATTTTATGGAATAATCAAGACATGAAAAATGTAAGATTCGACTAAAAGTGGTAATAATACTAATGGGATTGAGATCATGTGGCTGGTGTCCCGACAGCAGAAATTTGCATTTTAACACGGAGGCAAGCCATaaactggatcagaagtcacTACTTTGTTTttgaggatacacacacacacacacacacacacacacacacacacacacacacacacacacacacacacacttacttggtTAAGTTATTGGCAAGACATTATTAGCAGTTATACTTTTCACTTGTTCATTCAGtgtctgatgatgataattaaatACTAATAGTActattgataatgatattgacATTGATAATGATTTTTAGAATAGTAATGATACTTTATTTCTATTGTGCCTTTCATAAGaaataaaatacagtaatgctcaaggcacatcacaTGAGTAAAAGAAACTAAAATATTACAAAAAGAAACATTTTCAATATAAAAAAATCACAGCCACAAGTGAAAATTTCTGTAACAGTTATCCCATGTGTACAATGTACAGTCATCCCAACCATGTACGATGTAGTGAACATCGATGTCATCCATGTAATATATAATAATACAAAGCAGCCATGCCACACGATCAGACagttgcatgaacacacacaacgcacacacacacacacacacacacacacacacacacagaggagcctgcatacacacacagacacacacactgattgtttgacacacacatgcgcaaatgcacacacacacacacacacatatgcatgcaaatTTACCCGACCTTGGAGAAAGCTCCAGGTCAGGAAACATTAATATTTGTGACTTGAGTCACTCCATTGGCAGTAGAAAAAAAGTTACATGCCTTGGACCCCTACAAAGCACAAGGACCAGACAAAATACCCTCAAGAATATTAAAGGAACTGAGCAGAGAGTTAGCTCTTCCTTTGAGTATGATTTATAATAAATCACTTGAATCTGCTTCCCTACCGAAAGATTGGAAAATGGCTGTGGTAAcagctatatataaaaaaagggtcAAAACATGAACCAGGAAACTTCAGACCAGTGAGCTTAACTTGTATTGTGTGTAAGATTTTGGAGTcctttatcagtttcagtttcagtagctcaaggaggcgtcactgcgttcggacaaatccatatcagggttcgtcattaacattttttcacatgagcgcctgcgctctagtttcagaattttgatgagcgcaaactgaaaactaagagcgcacactaaaaacatagagcaacaagtctcaaacataaattcattttctcaCCTTTAATTCTTGTTTACATCAATTCCTCTCCAATACTTGAGTCACTTAATCCATTCTCCTCACTCTCACTTTCCGGCTTCTCAGTTTTCTGACGCTTTTGAAAGTTTGGCCTTCTCTTCCTTGGACCACacttcactaggcctacttccggttgaactaacaaaacgtaaacagacggctttcaaacttcggtaaatgcaaaacgatcgcgcttttgactcttgtttgtgatggacaatggaataacaatttagatacagtagtgtatgcttacgtcttttcaaaatcaagagcgcaagcgctctgagtcaaggaattttccagagcgcaatttgttttttcagagcgttccgctcagcgctcccgttagtgacgaaccccatatacgctacaccacatctgccaagcagatgcctgaccagcagcataacccaacacgcttagtcaggccttgagaaaaaaaaaggtgaataaataatagataagcgtacataaataaatttaaaaaaaataataataataaaaaaaggaagtaataataataataataatagtaatgataataaataaataagacaacaatgatgataaataagcaagtaaatgtaaaacatgaagacacacattcacacatacacccacacatgcataacagatatgcaccaaacatgcagtttcacagatatgaaagcagtcaaatacacataaacgtacaagagccccaacacacacacacacacgccacacacatgaccctgcacttcctctaccccctcctccacacactcatttctaggctacgtatcgcagcttccacggcacacacacacacacacacaaacacacacacacacagatgaacacttacttgtacaagcacacacacatacgcccacatcccccacccccaatcccacacacatatatacaaagatatatatatacacacccgaacgttccaatatcctgctgctcccacagtgtaggcattcatacactcacatacctcatcctctactccccccctcgcccccccgcctcacacacacacacacacacacacacacacacatacgcatgtgcgCAGAACTCTCATGACACtagtgtacacttacaccctcgcgcatgcacaaacgcactcaaaaacacagacccacacatacacacaaacacacacatacacacacgcacagaggctgccactgattggccgcaagagggatgggaaaagatctcagatgccaagaatgtggtgtctagtgtgttgctcagtctattgtatttggaaaatccCACAGAGaccctgttccgttttgaagaaatttgcgcaatgttggtttggaaatgatgccgatatttgtttgatttgcagtagtatcacacatgacaacaaacaatctgtatgcagactgtcaacatggttttagaaaaagaagatcatgtacaacacagctcttagaagtaattgaagatctcacaaaaatgatagatatgggtaaacctgtagacataatttatttagactttagAAAGGCATTTGACTCGGTACCACATCAAAGACTTTTAATTTTATTAAAATTAGCTTCATATGGTATTACTGGAAGTATACTGAACTGGACAGGAAACTTCTTGGCAGAAAGAACACAGGTAGTTAGAATTGGAGAAAAAATGTCAACGAATGAAAATGTtgttagtggtataccacaaggtagcatacttggcccagtgctatttacaatatacataaatgaccttcctgaaagtatcatcagcaaatgcaaaatatttgctgatgatactgaaATGTAtggcaatgcacaaaataatactacactacaaaaggacttatataagttacaagactggactgatagatggaatctatattttaacgtatcaaagtgtaaagtaatgcacatgggaagaaaaaatccagaaaacaagtACCATATGACAATAGAAGACACCTCACAGgacattgaaaaatgtcaaagtgagaaagaccttggcataatttttgataataaacTATCTTTTGACAtgcatatacagaatataataaataaagccaaccagatgatagggataattaagagaacatttacctatttagataaagatatatttcttaaactgtataaagcattagttagatcacaagtggaatatggtaatattgtgtggcacccatacctcaagagacaatctatagctatagaaagggtacaaagaagagcaactaagatattaaaagaatgcaaatctatgagctatcaacagagacttatatacttaaatctgcattcattaaagggaagaaggctaagaggggatttaatagaaacatacaaaatgttaaattgctataatgaagtcaatgtgaataatgtttttagaatgtcagattatgagaacacaagaaattcaatgatgaaaatttgtactgtaatactaacctaaggaaaaattcatttgctaatagaattgcacatatatggaatgtactaccattggaaactaaacttgcacaaaatactaatgtgttcaaaaatctccttgacatgaacatcagtttaaaagaaaaatttactgactttgatgagtgatttacagaacatgtaaaagaaaacatgtatgtatcccacaaataaaagaccaatattgaaggggacataaaaaaggccgtgaggcctaggcagtcaaatgccagtccctacactactactactactacatgcacacacatacgcactgctAATGGGCAGCTGCAGACCTTTTACCCTCATTGATGGTTTTGACAAAGGGTGACCCTCTGTAACGCTGTACTCCTCTTTCCTGCTGTAGCCCCAGAAATTGTTCGTGATTTTCTGGCAGTCGTGCACAGTTAGTATCAtaatctctcctttttttttgttttttgtacaaaCTGTAATTTTGTTGATAGTATGAAATAAATAAGCAGTTGATTCTGCAAGTATTACTTGCAACAATTAAGAATTTTTAGGGTGGGATGTTGATTTCTTGATGTAAGCCCTTCATTGATCTTGTACAGAAAGCCAGTAATAGAGCAtagatgattttatttttaacttGAAAAGTTGCTGCTCTTTCAACAGCAGGGGTTACAGTCCTTGAAGCATTTTGTTGTGAAGTAAAATTAAGTAttgattttgtttaaaaaaaaaaaaagaaagaaaaaagcaacagcatAATTTTGTCATGAAACACTAATTATAAATTGTTTATTgatttgaaggtgtgtgtgtgtgtgtgtgtgtgtgtgtgtgggtggcaaattgcaggaagagaagaaggtgaTGTTCTACTTTCCTGATGAGGCAGATATCGACACCAAAGTCAAGAACATTGGTCTGTCTGAAGCCATTGTTCAGTTTGCTTcgtaagttttgttgttggttgctaAATTTATCATTCTGCTGCAAATTGTGCACATTGTATAACTATGACAGCATGAGGACAAAACATATGCCAGAACATCATTTCATAATTTAGGTTACTCATACACAGTGTTATGGTACTTTCACATATGGATTTGTacagttttgtgtgtttgtgtgtgtgtgtgtgtgtgtgaatgagaataTTTAAATATAATGTTGCAGTTTTCCACATTTTGTGaagctgtctgtctccctcagcacaaacaaatatttcattctttgtttgGGTGCATACATGAAATTTtgttttagatttgttttttCTAATTTCATTTATCTTTGAAAAGACTGAAATTGTGTGTTATTTCAGTATTCAGTAGTCAAAGTAGGTTAATGAATACATTGATGATACACACTTAAACTGAAGTACACAGTGCCATGTTTGTTGAAGTTAAACTTAATTTGAGGTTTTATCCATTTGGAAAAAATCTCCTTTAAAAAAATTGTATTGTTTGATGTtagtaaatgcataaataaattaGACTGTTGTCTCTGACCACTTGAAAGTGAAATTATATATTATGTTTTTAAAATGTTTCATTGTTTGCTGTTGTAACAATGACAAATTACTCAGTATAAGATTTCCtgcatgctgtttttttttcagaacttttTCAGACCTACCATGtcaaagtgtacacacacagaaaacaaggcAATTGTTTCTGGAACCAGAAAAAGATTTCTGGATGGTGATGGTAAggaggttgttgtgttgttgttttttacttcttttgggaagattttttgtcattattttgtttttgttttgttttgttttccagttaCTTGAAGAACAGTAGAAGatatacaatgtaatgcaacttTTTTCTGAGTCATTGCATGGCTGGTGATTTCTAATGAGCTGCTGTGATGTAAATGGAAGTTTAAAATTGAAGTCATCCTCAATAGCAGAAAATGAATATCTTTATGATTCTATGTCTTGTCATAAAATGTTGAAGTGAGTGATTGACAGTAGTTTTGTTCTATGCTAAGTCACCCACAGAGAAAAGATAGGCCAGGAAAATAAACATATTATCCAGAGGTGAATATTAGATAACAAAATTAAAAATCAAATTGGAAATGGCATGGTAGAAAAAGCAGAGACACACTTGTCATTGAACTTTGAATTGTGAGAGAACAAGACGGAATGATAGCTAGAACTAAGGTTTATTCAACCATGCTTTTGATTCATTCTGGTTTTTAGCTATTGAAGTTAAACCTTATCCAAGGCACAGAAAAATGAGTTGGctcttttgtggggtttttttgttgttgttttttttttggtttgtttttttgttttgggtttattGTATGTTTTGCTCATAATTTTTGAAACTTTGTTTTGCTTAGATTTAGTTTAGTTTGATCATGTATCTTGATTTAACCTAATTTATTTTTATGGTGttatctttatttattaattttttaagtTACCCTCAATACTTCTGGAGTGTGTAGTATTCAGAAACAACAGCTTGAAGTATGTTGTGCTGAATATgcgtacattgtgttgtgttgcactgagtGAGAATGATTGATGTAGTTTTGATTTGTCACCCAGACTGTCAGCCTACCTTTCAAAGAGAAGACGAAAGATGGCCAGCCTTATGCAGAGTACAGGGAAGATGATGTGCAGGACTCTGTCTTCGAATCTGTGCTCAGTCTTGCTTATAAAATGTTCAAGGTAGGTCTGGAAGGAGTTggagtagttgttttttgttgttgttgttttttgtgtgtgtgtgtgtaacctaatttaaaaaaaaaaatgctaattcTATATTTTAATTATGTGGAATGTTAATGGGTGTGATGaagttgttgccgtgggtccacTTAGGTCTGGGACTCCTTGACAGGGTTGTATTATCATAATATACCGCTGCAGTAACCTAGCTGAGAGATAAAAGCACctgctgtgtcactgtcagtcaagaCATTTGAGCAgcactcccaaagacgcatccatgaggTGGTTGACCTTTGACTGTGtgttcccagtcttcccatttgagtccatagcacactcagctgtggGTAGGAGCCAGTCAATGGTCGGGAAAAAACCACCTCTGATGGGGATTGAACCCACGTCCTCCTGGTCATCAGTCTGTGAGGCTGACCACTTGGCCATGATGGCTGGTCAGGTCTGTCATGTTTGGTGGACAGTGTGTTTACTGTTCCCCAGCACCAAGGGATTTTCAGTCAGCTGGCATGAAATATCCATATCCACTTCTGCCCAGCctactttaaaataaaaaaaaaaacaaaaaaaaaaaaagaatttttttttgctTCATGTATCTTTCTTTTACCACTCTGAAACATAACAGAAACCAcaagtaaaacttttttttttgtccaaacagTTGCTAGGAATATCAAAACAAGTAATAAAGAATGTGTATCagtatttgtttcattttgttttgttttcaaatccaGTATACACTCGCAGCTCTTCTTAATTGAAAGCCAAACAGAATAAAAATGAATATATTTTTTGACAGTTCCGGTGCACACCCAACAGTTGACATCATgattggtagttgttgttgttggtttttaaaaaTATGGATATataatgcatatacacacacattcagtttctgtttcaaatgTCCCTTGTTGGTTAATGTTACACTATAGAGTGTTCGTTCACTTTGCAGCTGTTCAATGGGACATTTTACCATGTCTTGCAAAGAGCAGATGGAGATGTCCAATCACTAAAACAGAGGCTTGAGCATTTCTACAATAAGGTATGTTGGAATAGGTGGTCTGACATTGACTGTTAATGTTAGGGTTTTGaatgctatgatgatgatgatgtgatatttttatttatttgttcgggTTGAATGGTAGTGTTAAAAAAGACCTTATTTTACATTAATTCAAGCATGATGGCATTATTAGAGTGTTGGTGATGAAAATGGTCGTATACTGAGCTAAGTTTGTATTACTGGTTTCCATGTGTGCATTTCATTAGTTCAGCCTGAGTCACTGCCATGTCAGCATTGATTAGATATTCAGTTTTAATGCAAGTAGATTTTGTGTTTAATGAATTTACAGACACTATTGATGAATTATCATGACATTAGCATGTAGCTTAATAAATGAATATTTTATGTCTGTTGCAATTGACAAACTATTAATTTACAAGAATTCAAGGTATGAATAtcaacagtgtgtttgtttgtgtgtgtgtgtgtgtgtctttgtgtatttgtgcatgcatgtgtgcataagtTGAAAAGAGAGGacagggtgttgtttttttgtttgtttttgttgttcttttctaatttaaaaagaaaagagaaactgtTACTTCCTTAGCAACTACCTGTTAATTATTGAATGgtcattttgattttttctttttaaacagcaTCAAGATTTTGCTATTTTACCTTGACCTGAACTTCATTCATAGTCGTTTTCTGGTGGTTGCATCCATGTCTAAATACCAGAATggccaaaaaaccacaacaataaAAAGGGGAGTCAATAAATGGTGTCTGATCTGTGCATCTTGTTTTAACCTGACAAAAAATGGTGACTGATCCCTACATCTTGTTTTAATCcaggttggagacataatttgacaaaaaacaagaacgccagagaatcggcagacaggcagaaaatacgcaaaaacttagccgtatgaagagcacaggaacagcaGTCAttatggctgccggaaaaagagggcgctagctagcgggacaaaggggaggttacctacttccgggaggttatcggccatagttactttcgttttctccgcataggcggatagtacgagtagtttgcacaggacaggaatgtcagacccctgccggagtctgcactagttgggtcacggtaagtatgttatttaaaagTAATTTTAGATGGAAAATTTCTTTTTATTCCAACAAAAAATGGTGACTGATCTCTGCATCTTGTTTTAAATTTTGAGTCAGACCAAAAACGGTGTCTGATCTCTGCATCTTGTTTTAATCCAACAAAAAAATGTTGACTGATCTCTCAGCGTCTTCTCCTGTGTCTCACAGTACCTGTTGACACTCAAGCTGTCCCAGTGCGACCTGTTGGATGTTTTCAACGGCATTCACTTCCTGCCGCTGGACAAAAACACCTATCTGCGCATCCAGTGCTTCATCAATCGGCTGGAGGCCACCTTCCCCATGGTGAAATACACGGCCTTCCTCTACAACGACAAGCTGGTCTGGTAGGCTGTGGACagcaaggcacagagagagagagagagattttacatgTCTACTTTTAGTAATAGAAAAGGGAAACAGGGCGTgtcaaaaggggagagagagttgtttcGAAAAGGATATGCATTATTATTAATCGACTTGCATAATTTTGATGACATGCgtaagtgcatatgtgtgtgtgtagatatgtgtgtgtttgtgtgtataaatagagggagagagaggatcactgcttttatgattgtgtgtgtatatccgGTGCTGTGTTTGTCATTTAATTCtttgatggtgatttttttttttttttttttcaaaaagaagcCTCTTTTTCCCTTAGTAGTTTCCCAGAGACAGTATTTTAATTcctgagagatggggggggggggggaattttcaGTTGGTCATATTATGAAGTGTCATCAAAGTCTTTAGTTTTGATAGTTCGAATAAACTTTTGAAatctttttgttttaaaattgAATTCTAATCGTTTGTCAGGATGCTTGGTTGTCCCAGACTACCCTCAGGTAGGGTTACTCCAAGGAACTCTGCATGGCAAACAGGCATACCCTCTAGACATAATCATCCACGCTTCTGTTCCAAGAAGTggcgaagggaaacaactctttttGTTTTAGATCACAGTATCAGATTGAAGCTCCATACAGGGTttttactctttgtgtgtgttcatgtatgtttttttgtgtttgttctggAAATTCCTTAAATGCCCTAGGAACCCACTTGATTAACTTGCATTGATCCTTTCCATTTTCAAACCATCAGGGACAGATATTTATGGGTTATCAGAAGCGCTGATGCATTTATGTGGGCATTTAGCGAAAGATTACAGAATGGTGAGGACACTTTTCTGCCAGTACAGtgcccatgagggtctgggtgCAGAGCCTTTTCTCCGAAAGTTTGACCACAAAATCTAACTGAACGTGGagtcaggtgagacgataaactgaggtcctgtgtgcagtgtgcactttgcacactgaaaaagaaccctcggcaacataagtgttgtcctctgggaataTTCTGTAGAGGGACCACCAATCTGTGCACAGATATttgtgcatgcactcatggcctaagcacagcagatgtggtgtagcacgtatagatttgtccaaacgcattcacatctttcagtttcagtttctcaaggaagcatcactgcgttcggacaaatccatatactctacaccacatctactaggcagatgcctgaccagcagcataacccaacatgcttagtcaggccttgagtgcatgcttatatatttgtgtgcctgtcagagtggatttcttcacaggattttgccagaggacaacactctagttgccatgggttctttctcagtgtgtgaGATGCgggctgcacactggacctcagtttatcatctgatgtgaatgactagacactcagtttaaccagtcaaacttgggagaaagggcaatagCGGGTTTCAGATCCCTCACAACTCTCTATGTTGACAGCTgagtatcttaaccattctgctacatGTCCTTGATAAACAGAAGTTGAGAGTGGGGGCGATGTTGCAGGAGCGGACTTGAGCAGGAGGACATGCGCACCATGTACCAGTACCTGATCACCAGCCTCTTCCCCACCTACATGGCCACGGAGCACCAGGGGGGAAACCAGACCCGGCCCCAGGCACAGGGACCCTCGCAGTTCTGCAAGTAAGACTCTGGCCTGGACGCTGTGTCCTGCACTGGGCATTCTTACTGCGTGGGTGTACATCCACATGGACCGACAACAGGACAGATGTCCTGACCCACCCAAACATAATGGGACATTGATTTTGAAAACAGTTGGTAGACACATTTTCCAGGTCAAGTCAAAAGTTGTTAATCAGCTGTGATAAAAATTTTAACAGAGTATCATTAATCAGCTGTGATAAAAATTTTAACAGAGTATCATTAATCAGCTGTGATAAAAATTTTAACAGAGTATCATCACTTGGTATTAGCATGttacaaaccccccccaaaaaaacaaacttttaagACACTTCACTGCATGCAGGGGTGCATATCAGTGTCAGGCATCACACACAGATGATAAGGGGTTGAGAATGTTTGATCATTTTATTGCTGAAGAGGACCATTGCTTGTTCATTGGTGAGATCATTGTCCAGTACATTTATTTGTTAGCTCAGACATGGTGTGTAGACATCTGTAAAATGGTCAATCATTGTTTGACAATTAACTGCAACAGTAGGGATGGGAAAGAGTACTTTTTgttaacaaaaagcaaaaaaacgatttttgacatttctctctctctctctctctctcttgtctagtTGTTTGTATACATTTAAACCAAGGTAATTTTCAGCCACAAAGGGATTGCCAGCTCAATTAGAGAGActcatagagagagggagaggtgttcTCTAGATAACAGGCGCCTTCCTGTGGCAGGCAGTGGCCTACAGCAAGATGAACGCATGCTGGCGTTCAGCCggcctctcttcttcccctccttacCATTGAGCTCGatgtgtgcaacacacacttggcgcactgaacaagaacccatggcaacaaaagtgttgtcctctggcgaaattatgtaaaaagaaatctactctgatagatacacaaatatatacaagcatgcactcaaggcttgacaagcacgttgggtcatgctgtcagacatctgcccagcagatgtggtgtagtgtgtatggatttgtccgtacgcagcAATGCCTCcttgtgaaagtgaaactgaaaatgacaTTCACAGTCATAGTCTGCATTTTCTTCTTGAAAGAatatctccttccccttctttgaGTGTTGACTTGAAAACTCAAGCACTGAAATATTCCAAACCGCATGTTTAAAAGTGACCGCCAGACCAGCTTGTAACTTAACTGGTGACAGCTGTTGATCCACAGGTTCATGACAGGGC from Babylonia areolata isolate BAREFJ2019XMU chromosome 1, ASM4173473v1, whole genome shotgun sequence includes these protein-coding regions:
- the LOC143290237 gene encoding vacuolar fusion protein CCZ1 homolog produces the protein MTSRGSASLLNFFIFNSTYGQREGEEEKKVMFYFPDEADIDTKVKNIGLSEAIVQFASTFSDLPCQSVHTQKTRQLFLEPEKDFWMVMTVSLPFKEKTKDGQPYAEYREDDVQDSVFESVLSLAYKMFKLFNGTFYHVLQRADGDVQSLKQRLEHFYNKYLLTLKLSQCDLLDVFNGIHFLPLDKNTYLRIQCFINRLEATFPMVKYTAFLYNDKLVWSGLEQEDMRTMYQYLITSLFPTYMATEHQGGNQTRPQAQGPSQFCKFMTGPPDLTDEKSMGKLPRVFVSTETDNEECYLLVYRAMSATICMLVNVKCALNVPTCRKLDTMLAPQMTKLASDIKEQHYQRVPPPSAADPTFKYIYFNHMNLAQQTTVHMDLQKRAGINIPQEIMRLLSDINADLTRSNHDGETIVKTTSDFWVVGKKSDSREFYVVINQKNANLIEINEEVKRLCSCHLNSVFFLD